One genomic segment of Rhizobium viscosum includes these proteins:
- a CDS encoding glucoamylase family protein — protein MSEQLSTDPELNRMPTDEDLGRLQFTTLLYYLQCTNPDNGLVRDKTQAGAPASIAAIGMALATIPVVVERGIVIREFAAKIARRRLEFLMSCHQGPEPDASGYKGFFYHFLDIETGRRVWQCELSTIDSAFLFAGALTVAAYFDADTEDEAKVRALAMSLYERVDWNWARNNGATLTHGWRPENGFIPYRWRGYDEGLLLYILGLGSPSHPLPPESFTAYTESYEWRNIFGRELLYSGPLFTHQLSHMWIDFREIRDDFMREHDSDYFRNSRHATFVQQEYAIRNPLNFKGYGEYCWGFTASDGPGWTKRTIDGIDREFFDYVARGAPYGPDDGTVSPWVVVASLPFAPEIVIPTVRNFARMKLGMTRLYGFRPSFNQTFTMGNKDEGWWVSPYHFGIDQGPVVLMVENYRTGLLWNIMRRCEPVVVGLRRAGFSGGWL, from the coding sequence ATGTCGGAGCAGCTGTCCACCGATCCCGAACTGAACCGGATGCCGACGGATGAAGATCTCGGCCGCCTTCAGTTCACGACGTTGCTCTACTATCTGCAATGCACGAATCCGGATAACGGATTGGTGCGCGACAAGACGCAGGCCGGCGCCCCGGCAAGCATTGCGGCGATAGGTATGGCGCTTGCCACCATTCCCGTCGTCGTGGAACGCGGCATCGTCATTCGCGAGTTTGCCGCCAAGATCGCCCGGCGGCGACTGGAATTCCTGATGTCCTGCCATCAAGGGCCGGAACCGGACGCGTCAGGTTACAAGGGCTTCTTCTACCATTTCCTGGATATCGAAACGGGACGGCGGGTCTGGCAGTGCGAATTGTCGACGATCGATTCTGCCTTTCTCTTCGCCGGCGCCTTGACAGTCGCGGCATATTTCGATGCGGACACCGAGGACGAGGCGAAGGTACGCGCACTTGCCATGTCGCTCTACGAGCGCGTCGACTGGAACTGGGCGCGCAACAACGGCGCCACGCTTACCCATGGCTGGCGGCCGGAAAACGGCTTCATTCCCTATCGTTGGCGCGGCTACGACGAAGGTCTGCTTCTCTACATTCTCGGTCTAGGCTCACCGAGCCACCCGCTGCCTCCGGAAAGCTTCACGGCGTATACGGAGAGCTACGAATGGCGGAATATTTTCGGTCGCGAGCTACTTTATTCCGGTCCGCTCTTTACACATCAGCTTTCGCATATGTGGATCGATTTTCGTGAAATTCGCGACGATTTCATGCGCGAGCATGACAGCGACTATTTCCGCAACAGCCGCCATGCCACTTTCGTTCAGCAGGAATACGCAATCCGCAATCCGCTGAACTTCAAAGGCTACGGCGAATATTGCTGGGGCTTCACGGCAAGTGACGGACCGGGTTGGACGAAGCGGACTATCGACGGGATCGACCGGGAATTCTTCGACTATGTTGCGCGTGGCGCACCCTATGGACCGGATGACGGAACCGTATCTCCCTGGGTCGTGGTCGCCTCGCTGCCATTCGCTCCGGAAATCGTCATCCCGACCGTGCGAAATTTCGCTCGAATGAAGCTTGGCATGACACGCCTTTACGGATTCAGGCCGTCGTTCAACCAGACCTTTACGATGGGAAACAAGGACGAGGGATGGTGGGTCAGCCCTTACCATTTCGGAATCGACCAAGGGCCTGTCGTCTTGATGGTCGAAAACTATCGAACCGGCCTGCTGTGGAACATCATGCGTCGGTGCGAGCCGGTCGTGGTCGGGCTAAGACGGGCAGGGTTTTCAGGCGGCTGGTTGTGA